Proteins from one Eretmochelys imbricata isolate rEreImb1 chromosome 28, rEreImb1.hap1, whole genome shotgun sequence genomic window:
- the SOX15 gene encoding transcription factor SOX-15, which yields MAEGQGAAGAPLDKVKRPMNAFMVWSSGQRRRLAQEHPKMHNSEISKRLGAAWRRLGEAEKRPFVEEAKRLRARHLRDYPDYKYRPRRKGRAPAKEPPGGHPPPPPAARRPALGLRRAPGLPAAPLPAGPGQRRLRERGRRVQVGPARASCPPSPQANRGPPNCAPLRGKLARAEGGGLVCSLFPPAGMVEMRGSAYDHPRRRPRLGEGSPNNQPPHPRAAGELGLGAGWDHTGQLLSDAQGMTGHQLLGM from the coding sequence ATGGCCGAGGGGCAGGGCGCGGCGGGGGCCCCCCTGGACAAGGTGAAGCGCCCCATGAACGCCTTCATGGTGTGGTCCAGCGGGCAGCGCCGGCGCCTGGCGCAGGAGCACCCCAAAATGCACAACTCGGAGATCTCCAAGCGCCTGGGGGCCGCCTGGCGCCGGCTGGGCGAGGCCGAGAAACGCCCCTTCGTGGAGGAAGCCAAGCGGCTCCGCGCCCGCCACCTGCGGGACTATCCCGACTACAAGTACCGGCCCCGCCGCAAGGGCCGGGCCCCTGCCAAGGAGCCGCCGGGGGGCCAcccgccgccccccccagccGCCCGCCGCCCGGCCCTGGGGCTACGGCGAGCCCCTGGGCTACCAGCCGCCCCGCTACCCGCCGGGCCAGGCCAGCGCCGGCTACGGGAACGCGGCCGGAGGGTACAGGTGGGTCCCGCCCGCGCCTCCTGTCCCCCGTCCCCTCAGGCGAACAGGGGACCCCCCAACTGTGCCCCCTTACGGGGGAAATTGGCaagggcggaggggggggggctggtatgttccctctttcccccagcaGGGATGGTTGAAATGAGGGGGTCTGCATATGACCATCCCCGGAGGCGGCCGCGTCTTGGCGAGGGGTCCCCGAAtaaccagccgccccaccccagagcagcgGGGGAACTAGGTTTGGGGGCTGGTTGGGACCACACGGGCCAGCTGCTGAGTGATGCCCAGGGCATGACAGGGCACCAGCTGCTTGGTAtgtga